Proteins encoded together in one Pontiella desulfatans window:
- a CDS encoding sulfatase family protein, protein MGKYKVDRVGRRGFMKNTAAAMASATLANAKAQGSGVRRPNIIYIFTDQQSAKMMSCTGNPWLKTPAADYLAKNGVRFERAYTTNPVCVPARTSFMTGQFPDTYGIRSNSNAKQFKPKPGYEQNHIGAQLKRAGYDLAYGGKTHLPPELEPGKLGFEVMSTGRKMDLSEDAVEYIKRDHEKPYYLVLSYINPHDICYYHRTDLKPKKENVELLKVAKSDPGFFTNGSCPPLPPNFEPQTDEPEAFQAKKAIKLSNRNALSEEDWRLGRWLYCRLTESVDAEIQVVLDALKESGQEKNTVVIFSSDHGENDATYRLSGKSTFNEESIRVPFIVMDKGGAQQGGLVDKTHLISNGLDLLPTVLDYAGVPGAKGDPRGRSVRPLVEGQAASWRDHLGVESAYGRMVMNDRFKYIEYDVDRNIEVRLHDMQNDPCEKTHFTADTQRATDLEDMRELFKRWFPHEGTLMRNKNKKKKA, encoded by the coding sequence ATGGGGAAATACAAAGTAGATCGGGTAGGGCGCCGCGGGTTCATGAAAAATACCGCCGCCGCAATGGCCTCGGCCACCCTTGCGAATGCAAAGGCGCAGGGAAGCGGAGTCAGACGGCCGAACATCATTTACATCTTCACGGATCAGCAGAGTGCGAAGATGATGAGCTGCACGGGGAATCCATGGCTCAAGACGCCGGCGGCGGACTATCTGGCGAAAAACGGCGTACGCTTTGAACGCGCCTACACCACCAATCCCGTTTGCGTTCCGGCGCGCACCTCGTTTATGACCGGGCAGTTCCCCGATACCTATGGAATCCGTTCAAACAGCAATGCAAAGCAGTTTAAGCCGAAGCCCGGATACGAGCAGAACCATATCGGGGCACAGCTCAAGCGCGCCGGGTACGACCTCGCCTATGGCGGAAAAACCCACCTGCCACCGGAACTGGAGCCCGGTAAACTCGGATTCGAGGTGATGAGTACGGGGCGGAAGATGGACTTGTCGGAAGATGCCGTGGAATACATCAAACGGGATCACGAAAAACCCTACTATCTGGTGCTTTCCTACATCAATCCGCACGATATCTGTTACTATCACCGCACCGACCTGAAGCCGAAGAAGGAGAATGTTGAGCTGTTGAAGGTTGCGAAAAGCGATCCCGGCTTTTTCACCAATGGAAGCTGCCCGCCGCTGCCGCCGAACTTTGAACCCCAGACGGATGAACCCGAAGCGTTTCAGGCGAAGAAGGCCATTAAGCTGAGCAACCGCAACGCGCTTTCCGAAGAGGATTGGCGTCTGGGGCGCTGGCTCTACTGCCGCCTGACAGAGAGTGTTGATGCTGAAATCCAGGTGGTTCTGGATGCCCTGAAAGAGAGCGGCCAGGAAAAAAATACAGTGGTCATTTTCTCCAGCGACCATGGTGAAAACGACGCGACGTATCGTCTCAGTGGTAAGAGCACGTTTAATGAAGAAAGCATCCGGGTGCCTTTCATTGTGATGGATAAGGGCGGTGCGCAGCAGGGCGGGCTGGTCGATAAAACCCATCTGATCTCAAACGGGCTGGATCTGCTGCCGACGGTGCTGGACTATGCCGGCGTACCCGGTGCCAAAGGCGATCCGCGTGGGCGCAGCGTGCGTCCGCTGGTGGAGGGTCAGGCAGCCTCGTGGCGCGACCATCTCGGGGTGGAAAGTGCATACGGCCGTATGGTGATGAACGACCGGTTCAAGTATATTGAGTATGACGTCGATCGTAATATCGAGGTGCGCCTGCACGACATGCAGAATGATCCCTGCGAAAAGACTCATTTCACTGCAGATACCCAACGCGCAACGGACCTTGAGGATATGCGGGAACTCTTTAAGCGCTGGTTCCCCCATGAAGGAACCCTGATGCGCAACAAAAATAAAAAGAAAAAAGCTTAA
- a CDS encoding sulfatase family protein — translation MMKKWIAGLLVVGAVAAHAEKKPNIVFFLTDDIRYDFFGYSGHPVVQTPNIDRLAEQGARFEQAYVNTPTCWISRASMFSGMYLRGHRYGTGAANGRTFDRRWSASSYPRLLKDAGYTVGYFGKNHVNFADGEQEKMFDQFVKIGRNPYFKKQPDGSLRHETELIGDKAETFIDSAPKDKPFSMNLCFNAAHAEDSDKKDHFPHPKATEHLYEGMAMPWPKLNDPAVFTSQPDFMQNSIHLTRYKWRWDTPEKYQHNMRNYLRMISGIDNVVGRVIEKLKAEGLYENTIFIFTADNGYYAGNRGFAGKWTHYDEALRVPLLVVDPRGLEPQVVPQIAVNVDITPTILEYAGLPVPAHYHGRSLKPFVDGKMPNDWRTDFLGEFCGGNGSIPDWEGIHGERYVYARYFDNDHEFLHDLKKDPDQLKNLANHPEYKVILEQMRKRCDEEIELRGGAFTQEERSPRAKRPPKKKGDSKNKKQKEKRS, via the coding sequence ATGATGAAGAAGTGGATTGCAGGACTGTTGGTGGTTGGCGCAGTGGCGGCACATGCAGAGAAGAAGCCCAATATCGTATTCTTTCTGACGGATGATATTCGTTACGACTTTTTCGGGTACAGCGGACATCCGGTCGTTCAAACACCGAACATTGACCGCTTGGCGGAGCAGGGCGCACGGTTTGAACAGGCTTACGTGAATACGCCGACCTGCTGGATCAGCCGCGCCTCGATGTTTTCGGGCATGTACCTGCGCGGCCACCGCTACGGAACGGGCGCAGCCAACGGACGCACCTTCGATCGGCGCTGGTCTGCTTCATCCTATCCGCGCCTGTTGAAAGATGCCGGATATACCGTCGGATATTTTGGAAAAAATCACGTGAATTTCGCGGATGGAGAGCAGGAAAAAATGTTCGACCAGTTTGTAAAAATCGGGCGCAATCCCTATTTTAAAAAACAGCCCGACGGCTCGCTGCGCCATGAAACCGAGCTGATTGGCGATAAGGCGGAAACTTTCATTGATTCCGCACCGAAAGATAAGCCGTTTTCGATGAATCTCTGTTTTAATGCTGCACACGCAGAGGATAGCGACAAGAAAGATCATTTCCCGCATCCGAAGGCGACAGAGCATTTGTACGAAGGCATGGCGATGCCTTGGCCGAAGCTGAACGATCCGGCTGTTTTTACGTCGCAGCCTGATTTTATGCAGAACTCGATTCATCTTACCCGCTACAAATGGCGCTGGGATACGCCCGAAAAATATCAGCACAACATGCGCAACTATCTGCGCATGATTTCGGGGATCGATAACGTCGTTGGGCGGGTCATTGAAAAGCTGAAAGCGGAAGGCCTGTATGAAAACACGATTTTTATTTTCACCGCCGATAACGGATACTACGCCGGAAACCGTGGATTCGCCGGTAAGTGGACGCATTACGACGAGGCGCTGCGGGTGCCGCTGCTGGTCGTTGACCCGCGGGGGCTGGAACCGCAGGTTGTTCCGCAGATCGCAGTGAACGTCGACATCACCCCGACCATTCTGGAATACGCCGGTCTTCCGGTTCCGGCACACTATCACGGACGCAGCCTGAAACCGTTTGTGGACGGGAAAATGCCCAACGACTGGCGCACTGATTTTCTCGGTGAATTCTGCGGAGGTAACGGCTCGATTCCGGACTGGGAAGGTATTCACGGTGAGCGCTATGTGTATGCCCGTTATTTCGACAACGATCATGAGTTCCTGCACGACCTGAAAAAGGATCCCGATCAGCTTAAAAACCTGGCGAATCATCCTGAATATAAAGTGATTCTGGAACAGATGCGTAAACGCTGCGACGAAGAAATTGAACTGCGCGGCGGTGCCTTCACGCAGGAGGAGCGTTCACCGCGCGCCAAACGCCCGCCAAAGAAAAAGGGCGACTCAAAAAATAAAAAGCAGAAAGAAAAAAGATCGTAA
- a CDS encoding glycoside hydrolase family 43 protein has product MKILLFLLCANGFAQSGSQTTENLKTTSEIRIRDPFILPHKQSGTYYLYAQTGNRNAQTPAGVEVYWSSDLKHWAGPEPVLELPEGFWGAKGIWAPEVHEYKDKYYLFATMHPTRGLAHGFKYKGTQIFVADSPKGPFKPFENRPHLDPEWMTLDGTLYVEDGQPWMVFCHEWKQIRDGTMDLIKLKSDLSATEGSSTVLFAASESPWTANDKSGNKFVTDGPFLYKTKTGKLIMIWSTVGKSMAYNVSMALSDNGKIAGPWKHIGPPLIEKDGGHGMLFKNFEGELLLSIHQPNRGGLERLHLFHIEDAGDRLILGDEVKLP; this is encoded by the coding sequence ATGAAAATACTACTTTTTTTACTGTGCGCGAACGGGTTTGCCCAATCTGGATCCCAGACCACGGAAAACCTGAAAACCACATCCGAGATCCGGATCCGCGACCCGTTTATCCTGCCGCACAAACAAAGCGGCACCTACTATCTATACGCCCAAACTGGCAATCGGAATGCTCAAACACCTGCAGGGGTTGAGGTGTATTGGAGTTCAGACTTAAAGCACTGGGCAGGGCCTGAACCGGTTTTGGAACTTCCCGAAGGTTTCTGGGGAGCCAAAGGCATTTGGGCTCCGGAAGTCCACGAATACAAAGACAAATACTACCTCTTTGCCACCATGCATCCTACCCGCGGCCTGGCGCATGGATTTAAGTACAAAGGTACCCAGATCTTTGTGGCGGACTCGCCCAAAGGCCCATTCAAACCCTTCGAAAATCGTCCCCACCTCGATCCGGAGTGGATGACACTGGACGGGACGCTTTACGTCGAGGACGGACAGCCCTGGATGGTCTTCTGCCACGAGTGGAAACAGATTCGCGACGGAACCATGGATCTGATCAAACTCAAGAGCGACCTCTCCGCAACCGAGGGAAGCTCGACGGTCCTCTTCGCCGCGTCCGAGTCTCCTTGGACAGCAAATGACAAAAGCGGAAATAAATTTGTTACCGACGGTCCCTTCCTCTATAAAACCAAGACTGGCAAGCTAATCATGATCTGGTCCACGGTCGGTAAGAGCATGGCGTACAATGTATCTATGGCCCTTTCGGACAACGGGAAAATCGCAGGCCCTTGGAAACACATTGGCCCCCCGCTGATTGAAAAAGACGGGGGGCACGGCATGCTCTTCAAGAACTTCGAAGGTGAACTCCTGCTATCGATTCACCAGCCCAACCGTGGCGGCCTGGAACGCCTGCACCTCTTTCATATCGAAGATGCCGGCGACCGCCTGATCCTCGGCGACGAAGTAAAACTGCCTTAG
- a CDS encoding sulfatase family protein has product MKTRSKPSISLIIIALTLVMQAYADVKQPNILFFVADDHGRADCSVFGSKDARTPKMQSLADEGMVFSNAFIASPVCGPSRCALLSGLMPARNGAEGNHVLPKRESQTMVKHLKELGYEVAAIGKVAHGDYGSLCGFDHLNTNKNGLRDSVKKYLSARNSDKPLCLIVGDRRPHVPWTKKNVYDPQKVTLPSYFIDTPETREHWARYLSDITGMDAEMAAVDQLLREHLGSDDYITMYSADHGGQWPFGKWNLYDSGANVALIVRWPGKIKAGQRTDAMVSWVDIFPTFIDLAGGPAPENIDGRSFAGVLLGKTAEHRDVIYTTHTGDKGMNVYPIRAVRTKRFKYIRNLHPEWQHSNHSDIGRKDGAGAYWHSWDEAIKKDPAAAAKLNRYFVRPATEFYDLEKDPAEQVNLAENPEYRLQIEKMSALLDEWMKAQGDKQISGSGTPYLADGPRPFDAVSKRKQSKKKQKKK; this is encoded by the coding sequence ATGAAAACCAGAAGCAAACCATCCATATCACTCATCATCATCGCGCTGACGCTGGTCATGCAAGCGTATGCGGACGTCAAACAACCCAACATTCTATTCTTTGTCGCCGACGACCATGGTCGTGCTGATTGCTCCGTTTTTGGCAGCAAGGATGCGCGAACACCGAAGATGCAGTCATTGGCTGATGAAGGGATGGTATTTAGCAACGCCTTCATCGCTTCGCCCGTCTGCGGTCCCAGTCGATGCGCATTGCTGAGCGGTCTGATGCCTGCACGCAATGGTGCGGAGGGAAATCATGTGCTTCCCAAACGCGAGAGCCAGACCATGGTCAAGCATCTGAAGGAACTCGGATACGAGGTCGCGGCGATCGGCAAGGTCGCGCATGGAGACTATGGCAGTCTCTGTGGCTTTGACCATCTCAACACGAACAAAAACGGCCTGCGCGACAGTGTGAAAAAATACCTGTCCGCACGGAACTCCGATAAGCCGCTCTGCCTGATTGTCGGCGACCGTCGACCGCACGTCCCCTGGACGAAAAAGAACGTCTACGATCCACAAAAGGTCACACTGCCGTCCTATTTTATCGATACGCCGGAGACGCGAGAGCACTGGGCACGATATCTATCGGATATCACCGGCATGGACGCCGAGATGGCGGCCGTTGATCAGCTGTTACGCGAGCACCTCGGCAGCGACGACTATATCACGATGTATAGCGCCGACCACGGTGGTCAGTGGCCGTTTGGAAAATGGAACCTGTATGATTCCGGCGCCAATGTCGCCTTGATCGTCCGCTGGCCGGGCAAGATCAAAGCGGGGCAGCGCACCGATGCCATGGTGAGTTGGGTCGATATCTTTCCGACATTCATTGACCTGGCCGGTGGACCGGCTCCAGAGAATATCGACGGACGATCATTTGCCGGCGTGTTACTCGGCAAAACCGCCGAGCATCGCGACGTAATCTACACCACACATACGGGTGATAAAGGGATGAACGTCTATCCGATTCGCGCGGTTCGCACCAAGCGCTTTAAATATATTCGTAACCTGCACCCCGAATGGCAGCATTCAAACCATTCTGACATCGGGCGAAAAGACGGTGCAGGCGCCTACTGGCACTCGTGGGACGAGGCGATTAAGAAAGATCCCGCGGCCGCGGCCAAGCTCAACAGGTATTTTGTCCGACCGGCGACCGAGTTCTACGATCTTGAGAAGGATCCTGCAGAACAGGTCAACCTCGCGGAAAATCCTGAGTATCGGCTGCAGATCGAGAAGATGAGCGCTCTGCTTGACGAGTGGATGAAAGCCCAGGGCGACAAGCAGATCTCCGGAAGTGGCACCCCTTATCTCGCCGATGGCCCGCGTCCGTTTGATGCCGTCAGCAAGCGGAAGCAATCGAAGAAGAAACAAAAGAAGAAATAA
- a CDS encoding family 43 glycosylhydrolase: MKKIWMITLWMACACGLSATEKPVMSRAEIEAGLKSHDRALYIKGGWIRDPYIILGPDDYFYLTGTTGNPNDPLEVADVYNTGLGKQSLVGYHMRLWRSRDLISWEDLGEPFNLLDGYWAKQQPEAFTGDRSRWHLWAPEVHYLNGKWHILHTTGGPIRHGSNLAVTQGDKIEGPFSFPLGELSKGLHDPSLFRDDDGTVYLLWRNTYIVPLNDEMTKFTAKPMRIDPSGSRMGPDGKAISVIGHEGATMHKIGDKYVHFGTAWSTDRRRKGSYNLYYCTADKISGPYGPRRFVGRFLGHGTPFQTRDGKWWCTAFFNANVPPLSREGIETRDLSKTAQTINPQGTTIVPLEVKIQSDGDIYIRARDPAYATPGPDEAQKNFEVMKEIL, encoded by the coding sequence ATGAAGAAAATATGGATGATAACATTGTGGATGGCTTGTGCCTGTGGTCTTTCGGCTACGGAGAAGCCTGTAATGAGCCGGGCTGAAATTGAAGCCGGGCTGAAATCGCATGACCGCGCCCTTTACATCAAAGGCGGTTGGATCCGCGATCCCTATATTATTCTCGGGCCGGACGATTATTTTTACCTTACCGGGACGACGGGCAACCCCAATGATCCCCTTGAGGTAGCGGACGTATATAATACCGGACTCGGGAAACAAAGCCTCGTCGGCTATCACATGCGACTCTGGCGGAGTCGGGATCTGATATCATGGGAAGATTTGGGTGAACCTTTTAACCTACTCGACGGATATTGGGCAAAGCAGCAGCCAGAAGCATTTACCGGAGACCGGTCTCGCTGGCATCTCTGGGCGCCAGAGGTTCACTACCTGAATGGAAAGTGGCACATCTTGCACACTACGGGCGGTCCCATACGGCACGGATCAAATTTGGCCGTGACCCAAGGCGATAAGATCGAAGGCCCTTTTTCCTTCCCGCTCGGAGAATTGTCTAAGGGGCTTCACGATCCATCCCTGTTCAGAGACGATGACGGAACGGTTTACCTGCTTTGGCGCAATACGTATATCGTGCCGCTGAATGACGAGATGACGAAGTTTACCGCGAAGCCGATGCGTATTGATCCTTCAGGAAGCCGAATGGGCCCGGACGGCAAAGCGATCAGCGTGATAGGGCACGAAGGTGCTACGATGCATAAGATCGGCGATAAATACGTACATTTCGGCACCGCGTGGTCGACGGACCGGCGCCGCAAAGGCTCTTACAACCTCTACTACTGCACCGCTGACAAGATTAGCGGTCCGTACGGTCCGCGTCGATTCGTTGGCCGTTTCCTCGGTCACGGCACGCCGTTCCAGACACGCGATGGGAAATGGTGGTGCACCGCCTTCTTCAACGCCAACGTTCCGCCGTTGTCTCGCGAAGGCATCGAAACGCGTGATTTGTCTAAAACGGCCCAAACCATCAATCCGCAGGGGACCACCATCGTTCCGCTGGAGGTAAAAATCCAGTCGGATGGAGATATCTATATTCGTGCCAGGGATCCCGCCTATGCCACGCCCGGGCCGGACGAGGCGCAGAAAAATTTTGAGGTAATGAAGGAAATCCTCTGA
- a CDS encoding arylsulfatase: MNIRTLIGSLVATTTLVVSATEKPLQGQDRPNIILIMADDMGFSDIGCYGGEIETPNLDALAANGLRFKQFYNSARCCPTRATLMTGLHPHEAGIGHMTKPPGVRKDELEHAYQGYLNRKCVTLAEVLKPAGYATLMTGKWHLGMAEESQWPLQRGFEKFYGCLAGATRFFTPSHPRGITLGNDPIEKPESTTDRRYYTTDAFTDYAIQFIDEEQKGKDRPFFLYLAYTAPHWPLHAHQEEVKKYAGKYMLGWDKLRDQRLVKQVEMGLIDPSWQLCERSNESWDSLDEQTKKEMDLRMAYYAAMIDRMDQNIGKLVDHLKQNGQLDNTLILFLSDNGGCAESKGNINPFDTPKWEEGYGSRAGYGPGWANASNTPFRKFKHYTHEGGIASPFVAHWPKGIQQKGGWVAEPASLPDLMPTFLDLAGANYPQAYKGNPIRPLSGLSLDPLFKGKPLGRIQPLYFEHENNAAIIQGDWKLVGTGVSAPGGPEPKLWELYNLKDDRTELNDLKEKYPEKTAELSKLWKSWADQNGVYPKPVKGKKKKK; this comes from the coding sequence ATGAATATACGTACACTAATCGGTTCACTTGTCGCTACGACGACGCTGGTCGTCAGCGCGACTGAAAAGCCCCTTCAAGGTCAGGACAGGCCGAATATCATCCTTATTATGGCCGACGATATGGGCTTTTCGGATATCGGTTGCTACGGCGGCGAGATCGAGACCCCGAACCTGGACGCGCTGGCGGCGAACGGCCTGCGCTTTAAACAGTTTTACAACAGCGCACGCTGCTGTCCGACCCGCGCGACGCTGATGACCGGCCTGCACCCGCACGAGGCAGGGATCGGCCACATGACAAAACCCCCAGGCGTCCGAAAGGATGAGCTTGAGCATGCATATCAGGGATACCTGAACCGCAAGTGCGTGACCCTTGCCGAAGTACTGAAGCCGGCGGGCTACGCCACGCTGATGACCGGTAAATGGCACTTGGGGATGGCGGAGGAAAGTCAGTGGCCGCTGCAACGCGGGTTTGAAAAGTTCTATGGTTGCCTCGCTGGCGCCACCCGTTTTTTTACTCCATCGCACCCGCGTGGAATTACGTTGGGCAACGATCCAATCGAAAAGCCGGAATCGACCACTGATCGCCGCTACTACACGACCGACGCCTTTACCGATTATGCCATCCAGTTTATCGATGAAGAACAGAAGGGGAAAGACCGCCCGTTTTTTCTCTATCTCGCCTATACAGCGCCACACTGGCCGCTGCACGCGCATCAGGAGGAAGTAAAAAAATACGCCGGGAAATACATGCTCGGCTGGGATAAGCTTCGCGATCAACGACTCGTGAAACAGGTCGAAATGGGGCTGATTGATCCAAGCTGGCAACTGTGCGAGCGTTCCAACGAGTCGTGGGACAGCTTGGATGAACAAACAAAGAAAGAGATGGATTTGCGCATGGCTTACTACGCCGCGATGATCGATCGCATGGATCAGAACATCGGTAAGCTGGTTGACCATTTGAAGCAGAACGGCCAGCTCGATAACACGCTGATTCTGTTCCTGTCCGACAACGGCGGTTGCGCTGAAAGTAAAGGTAACATCAATCCGTTCGACACCCCAAAATGGGAAGAGGGTTATGGCTCGCGGGCAGGTTATGGTCCAGGGTGGGCGAATGCGTCCAATACGCCGTTTCGCAAGTTTAAGCACTACACTCACGAGGGCGGTATTGCCTCCCCGTTTGTGGCGCATTGGCCGAAAGGCATCCAACAGAAGGGCGGCTGGGTGGCCGAGCCTGCGAGTCTTCCGGATCTTATGCCCACTTTCCTGGACCTTGCGGGCGCGAATTATCCGCAAGCATACAAGGGCAACCCGATCCGTCCGCTCAGCGGTCTTTCATTGGACCCGCTTTTCAAAGGCAAACCGCTCGGGCGCATCCAGCCACTCTATTTTGAGCACGAAAACAACGCCGCCATTATTCAGGGAGACTGGAAACTCGTCGGTACGGGCGTATCCGCGCCCGGCGGTCCAGAGCCCAAACTGTGGGAGCTCTATAACCTCAAGGATGACCGTACCGAGCTCAATGATTTGAAGGAGAAGTATCCCGAAAAGACGGCCGAACTTTCCAAACTTTGGAAATCCTGGGCCGACCAAAACGGGGTGTATCCCAAGCCGGTAAAAGGGAAGAAAAAGAAGAAGTAG
- a CDS encoding TolB family protein, giving the protein MSRIDCFASCRWLDEFGRRVTLALFLGLSFSGVCAEVEGAEQEKMREELAARAPQILFIKRYPVTPSFYAYTEGQSDGQRERHFVPGSALCLLNVKTGEVETLLEDKTGVIRDVDVSFDGTRILFAWKKGPTIDDDDFHLFEMDAKTREIRQLTFGKGVADYEPCYLPNGDIVFASTRCVQTVDCWKTEVSNLYICDKDGNYLRRVGFDQVHTTHPSVLNDGRIAYTRWDYNDRGQLYPQPLFQMNPDGTGQTEYYGNNSWFPTVISHARAIPDSNKLIAVLHGHHTWQTGKN; this is encoded by the coding sequence ATGAGTAGAATAGATTGTTTCGCCTCATGCCGTTGGCTTGATGAATTTGGGCGGCGAGTGACTTTAGCTTTGTTTTTGGGGCTCTCTTTTTCGGGGGTTTGCGCGGAAGTGGAAGGTGCGGAACAGGAAAAAATGCGCGAAGAGCTGGCGGCGCGTGCGCCTCAAATCCTTTTTATTAAACGGTACCCGGTTACGCCCAGTTTTTACGCTTACACCGAAGGGCAATCGGATGGGCAAAGGGAACGTCATTTTGTTCCCGGTTCCGCGCTCTGTCTGCTCAACGTAAAAACGGGCGAAGTGGAAACGCTGCTTGAAGATAAAACCGGGGTCATCCGCGATGTAGATGTTTCGTTTGATGGAACCAGAATCCTGTTTGCCTGGAAGAAAGGACCGACCATCGATGACGACGATTTCCATCTGTTCGAAATGGATGCGAAAACGCGCGAAATCCGTCAGCTCACCTTCGGGAAAGGGGTTGCTGACTATGAACCCTGTTACCTGCCGAACGGCGATATTGTTTTTGCTTCCACGCGCTGCGTGCAAACCGTCGACTGCTGGAAGACGGAAGTCAGTAATCTGTATATTTGCGACAAGGATGGCAACTATCTGCGCCGGGTCGGGTTCGATCAGGTCCATACGACGCACCCGAGCGTGTTGAATGACGGGCGTATCGCCTATACGCGCTGGGACTATAATGATCGCGGCCAGCTGTATCCGCAGCCGCTTTTTCAGATGAACCCCGACGGAACGGGGCAGACGGAATATTACGGAAATAATTCCTGGTTCCCGACCGTGATCAGTCACGCCCGCGCCATCCCCGACTCGAACAAACTGATCGCCGTTTTGCACGGACACCATACCTGGCAGACCGGAAAAAACTGA
- a CDS encoding alpha/beta hydrolase: MNKTFLLKTLSFFGLLGALSVLAQEPGPAEKIVYKKTEQGELALHIFYPAGHQKTDKRSVAVLFHGGGWNGGSPAMFYRQCEYLASRGIVAMSVEYRLANKHKTTPVECVKDAKSAIRWVRQNADQLGIDPDQLIAGGGSAGGHIAASTGTATSFEEETDDKSISYCPNALVLFNPVYDNSPKGYGYERVKAYWEKISPMHNLTQATPPTVVIFGTEDKHISVEMAEAYKRRMKALGVRSELHLYAGQKHGFYRYKMSPELFRETIGDVDMFLTSLGYLEPMKRKNGEVK; this comes from the coding sequence ATGAATAAAACATTTTTACTGAAAACCCTCTCATTCTTCGGCCTTTTGGGCGCGCTTTCTGTGTTGGCGCAAGAGCCGGGGCCCGCTGAAAAGATCGTGTATAAAAAAACGGAGCAAGGCGAATTGGCGTTGCACATCTTTTATCCCGCAGGGCATCAGAAAACCGATAAGCGGTCCGTAGCGGTTCTCTTTCACGGAGGTGGATGGAATGGCGGAAGCCCTGCCATGTTTTATCGGCAGTGCGAATATCTTGCGTCGCGGGGCATCGTTGCGATGTCGGTAGAATACCGGCTCGCAAACAAACATAAAACCACACCGGTTGAATGTGTGAAGGACGCTAAATCGGCCATTCGCTGGGTCCGTCAAAATGCGGATCAACTCGGTATCGATCCGGATCAACTGATTGCCGGTGGGGGTTCGGCGGGGGGGCATATCGCAGCGTCAACGGGTACGGCAACGAGTTTCGAAGAGGAGACGGACGATAAAAGCATTAGTTACTGCCCAAACGCGTTGGTGCTCTTTAATCCGGTCTACGACAACAGCCCAAAGGGATATGGGTACGAGCGCGTCAAAGCATACTGGGAAAAAATCTCACCGATGCACAATCTGACGCAGGCAACCCCGCCGACCGTTGTTATTTTCGGGACCGAGGATAAGCATATCTCCGTCGAAATGGCGGAGGCGTATAAACGCAGGATGAAGGCGCTGGGGGTACGCTCTGAGCTTCATTTGTATGCAGGGCAGAAACACGGGTTTTACAGGTATAAAATGAGCCCCGAGCTCTTTAGGGAAACGATCGGAGATGTGGATATGTTTTTGACTTCATTGGGATACCTTGAGCCAATGAAGCGTAAAAATGGAGAAGTAAAATGA